In Mycteria americana isolate JAX WOST 10 ecotype Jacksonville Zoo and Gardens chromosome 3, USCA_MyAme_1.0, whole genome shotgun sequence, a single genomic region encodes these proteins:
- the LOC142407528 gene encoding uncharacterized protein LOC142407528, which produces MELHLVQRLLLIGILISEIWTQERSGPMSSECLGNLLRITLSAEYFEDKYLSFSVVDQSGIAWELDEAMASQCGYTVTYSNWSNIEFRASALSCHSRLEKDVFTVTIQIKTSHTPDMKNAATHLKSASCHYDPWSPRELLCESNYMEVSVRREVPQTVKDFIQDEPEDWTLAFPEAKAGEASIWQIVFHQPEEKKALLVSDAWSAGYGLNTTDTRVLLRIPYTAVQIQLVEAQGITFSVVRSSTFYKQRWMILVVDTAVACPVDGVDYTNKTIIWTVPKYIQPLSAGATSFKDVLVEAGVDLHKLSAKEMASRKYVLSNDLNAITMKIPIGAEGGYYKTSVSGGQHGAKYTINLFLEHQWEDNKWGLTKQTIIKEIETPFEQIELAITNNSNLSARLINVTVGMFLPDVELVNLTIEGATVAVPEAVQHGYLTYKIRYANGSKAYIIQVPFDAPSIKKEYMRPDMRAYTMNVTLAFITHPTSETFAVPVITVSTVKDAVLPRARGFCDGRNLHLIITRGNVDQNWLPFISDWHLTPEAAQKYNYSLRDNGTHLAISVPFLSSHVNYEDFHTSGIKASLHLTLKDGITLANRRDFSISCRFSPSDLIQCLPNGTVVITAVKLAGIADLDTSLLVLRDRQCKPSLVTEKTATFKFNVNTCGTSRKFNSTTMTYENGVLYFRPGSDTPVYQLKFVCSYAIKQTVDVRYESKKNPPPSIKPGFGSLALSLKLFKGESYSDPYQELEYPVVKYLREALYFEVELLQPEDARLELNLDDCWATNSQSQDSLPRWPILINGCENSKDSYRTVYHEVNNSLRVKFPQHVKRFEVRMFTFVQGTTLLQEQLYFHCSVVICSTMQQPSGFLCPRRCNPGKRRLGEYTDF; this is translated from the exons ATCTCTGAAATATGGACCCAAGAGAGATCAG GACCCATGAGTTCGGAGTGCTTGGGGAACCTTTTGCGTATAACACTGAGTGCAGAATACTTTGAGGACAAATACttatctttttctgttgttg ATCAATCTGGCATAGCCTGGGAGCTAGATGAGGCCATGGCATCACAGTGTGGCTATACAGTAACTTACAGCAATTGGAGTAACATTGAGTTTCGTGCTTCTGCACTAAGCTGCCATTCTCGCTTAGAG AAAGATGTGTTCACAGTAACTATACAAATCAAAACATCGCATACTCCTGATATGAAAAATGCTGCAACTCATCTGAAAAGTGCAAGTTGCCATTATGACCCATGGAGTCCGAGAGAGTTACTATGTGAAAGTAACTACATGGAG GTTTCTGTCAGGCGGGAGGTTCCACAGACTGTAAAAGACTTCATTCAAGATGAACCTGAGGACTGGACTCTTGCCTTTCCAGAG GCAAAAGCAGGAGAAGCCTCAATATGGCAAATAGTGTTTCATCAGCCGGAAGAAAAAAAGGCTCTGCTTGTGAGCGATGCTTGGAGTGCAGGCTATGGACTCAACACCACAGACACCAGAGTTCTGCTGCGGATACCATACACTGCTGTGCAAATTCAGCTGGTAGAG GCTCAGGGAATTACCTTTTCTGTAGTGAGATCAAGTACATTTTACAAACAGCGATGGATGATTCTGGTGGTGGATACTGCTGTGGCGTGTCCTGTAG ATGGTGTGGACTACACTAACAAAACAATCATCTGGACTGTTCCAAAATATATTCAACCGCTCTCTGCTGGAGCAACTAGCTTTAAGGATGTGCTTGTTGAAGCTGGTGTGGATCTACACAAACTCTCTGCCAAAGAAATGGCTTCCAGGAAATATGTGTTATCGAATGACTTAAATGCAATTACAATGAAGATACCAATAGGTGCGGAAGGTGGCTATTACAAG ACTTCTGTGAGCGGTGGACAGCATGGGGCAAAATACACCATCAACCTGTTCTTGGAACATCAGTGGGAAGATAACAAATGGGGACTAACCAAACAAACTATCATCAAGGAAATAGAAACACCTTTTGAACAAATAGAACTTGCTATAACCAACA ACTCAAATCTGAGTGCGAGGCTAATCAATGTGACAGTGGGAATGTTCCTCCCAGATGTGGAACTTGTGAACTTAACCATTGAGGGGGCAACTGTTGCTGTACCTGAAGCTGTTCAGCATGGATATCTAACATACAAGATCAGATATGCTAATGGAAGCAAAGCCTACATAATACAAGTCCCATTTGATGCACCAAGCATTAAGAAAGAG TACATGAGACCAGACATGAGAGCATACACCATGAATGTCACACTTGCATTCATAACCCATCCAACAAGTGAGACCTTCGCTGTCCCAGTCATAACGGTGTCCACTGTTAAAGATGCAG TACTGCCCAGAGCAAGAGGATTTTGTGATGGGAGGAACCTTCATCTCATTATCACTCGTGGGAATGTGGACCAAAACTGGCTACCCTTCATCTCAGACTGGCACCTGACCCCGGAGGCTGCGCAGAAGTACAATTACAGCCTGAGGGACAATGGCACTCACTTGGCAATCtctgtccctttcctttcttcccatgtgAACTACGAG GATTTTCATACCTCTGGAATAAAGGCTTCACTCCACTTAACCTTGAAGGATGGCATCACCTTGGCTAACAGGAGGGACTTCTCAATTTCCTGCAGATTTTCACCTTCAGACCTAATAC agtgCCTGCCCAATGGCACTGTGGTTATTACTGCAGTGAAATTGGCAGGAATTGCAGACCTGGACACCAGCCTGCTTGTCTTGAGGGACAGACAGTGCAAACCCAGTCTAGTGACAGAGAAGACCGCAACCTTCAAGTTCAATGTGAACACTTGTGGAACAAGTAGAAAG TTCAATAGCACAACTATGACATATGAAAACGGTGTACTCTATTTCAGACCTGGCAGTGATACACCAGTATACCA ATTGAAATTTGTATGTTCGTATGCAATCAAGCAGACTGTTGATGTCCGATATGAATCTAAGAAGAACCCACCACCCAGTATTAAGCCAGGGTTTGGCTCTCTTGCTCTTTCATTGAAGCTTTTCAAAG GGGAATCCTACTCAGACCCATATCAGGAATTGGAATATCCTGTGGTAAAATACCTGAGGGAGGCACTGTACTTTGAAGTTGAATTGCTCCAGCCTGAAGATGCAAGACTGGAACTAAATCTGGATGACTGTTGGGCTACAAACTCCCAAAGCCAGGACAGCCTTCCACGGTGGCCTATCCTTATAAATGG GTGTGAAAACAGCAAAGACTCCTACAGAACAGTCTACCATGAAGTTAACAATAGTCTCAGAGTAAAATTTCCTCAGCACGTAAAGAGATTTGAAGTGAGGATGTTCACCTTTGTACAAGGCACAACGCTGTTACAAGAGCAG CTGTATTTCCACTGCAGTGTGGTGATCTGCAGCACTATGCAACAGCCTTCAGGCTTTCTTTGTCCAAGGAGATGCAATCCTGGGAAACGCAGACTTG GTGAATACACTGACTTTTGA